gacaaaaatagaaaaaagaagacGAAGATAATTATATTTCTTGATCATAAAGAAGTGTCACACTTCTATTTTTTTTGCCTgatcgattttttttttattgatcgATACATTTTTTTCATGTTAGTCATAAGAAGATtcgttcttttttttaaaaaaaaatattagtttacttctttttattcaattgactcgaattctcttgatttttattttcttatcaaAAATTTGATTTCCACAATTAAAAGCTCCAATGAAGTAGTTTTTcttaaataataaagaaaaattaagtCATTTAGGCAGtagattatttttaaaaaataatttatttattttttgtataggaaaaaaatataaatttaattcctgaccacaatttttttaatcgATTGTCATTTTTTTAATGTTATGTCATGAGATGTTAGATTTATTTATTCTAATACTTGAAGaaaaaattactcaaaatttGGACATTTAATTGTAAAAATTGAGTTCTtaataagtaaaagaaaaaatcaaaagaattgctttaaaagaaagaacaatTATGGGGCTTAGTGATATACCACATCATCCAAATTAGAGTGAATtgaacaaaaagaagaaaaatagtaaaaagagtttaaaaaaaagaagagagatgATGATTTTTTTATCAAAGAACTGCATCATCATGCTATGGACTATaattaatatgcataaataatatttatataacgAAACACTAATAAGTTTTATGCTAGCAATAAAATAATCACTTGAACACCATCTTTTGTTGCCTTGAACACAAAATGTAAAACTTCCTAATAGAGTCTTGTCTTGGAGGGTATATATTTTGTACTTGGAGtaattaattgaaaatactaaaataaacaacaaaagatatatttatatatatttataaatcattcaaatttctattTTACCAAACTAATCTAACCATCTTTGTTGATGAATCTTCCAAGACCATTAAACTTCTTTTTCCATCTTGATGAATTTGTACTGTACTAATGTGACAATCTCTTTTTGATGACTCATATACCGTCATCAAACTTTGTTCTTAATCTTGATGAACTTGTATTTATCTATTGTGACACAAAAAGAAATGTTGAAGAATATCTTTTATCTTCATCAAAGTAATGACCATATTTTCACATCACCTTTTCTATGACCTCTCTTCTGATGATTAAACACATGATTTAAGGGgggatgaagaaaaaaaaaagggaaaaaagatataataataaaaaacaagaaggagataatgaaaatgaatatcTAACAACTCCATATACGATTGATATTTATAGATTGATTAATCCATAAAAGTTAGTAGAAGGGAGTTGAAAAGACATGCTAATTAAGTAGAGAATGTGAATAGATGAAGGTTTTTTCTTGTAACTAATAAGATATAATTAGATGTAGTAAATAAtagaatttattttaattacatTAAACAAATTGATTAATGAAAAGAATGTaggaataaattcaaaaaaaggagaaaataaataaatatgtcacATTAGAGAGGTGCCACATTACCTTGTCTACATTTggctttattatatatatatatatatatatatatatatatatatataactaataatgatttcaaataataaaaatggtaAAGTAATCAATTATTAATTCTTTATGTCATGAATTTGAactattttcataatttaattaattaattagaaatttgatTGGCAACATAGTTTTGACGAAAAATGacttggatatatatatatatatatatatattagattttATCATGTTAataatatactatattaagCCGGCCATACATTAAATCGCGAGATTTCACACGATtttggtttttttaaaaaaagaagataaattatttttattataatagatttcaatttttttttacaaaaagtaaaattatattgaactattttcataatttaattaataaattagaaCTTAGAAATTCTAGAAACGTAATTAATTAGATTGGCTTTGATATAACGAAATATACTAAATtttaatatacaataaaagTTTTTTTGTTAGAATTTTTTATGGACTTGCacatatattatgtttgttCCTATCATTAAAAGGTTGATCCAAATTCCTAGTGACCTTCTAAGGTTTAAAGTTAATGGTCTAAAAGATACCTTTTAAAATATGAGATCTTATCCGTAGATAATATTCAGTTATAATTTCTAGTTTGGAGAAGAGTGTAAATACCCCTTAACTATTTAAATTGGTATAAAACTATCCTACATTCACCTTTCTGCCCTCAAATGTCTCTAATATCAACTTTTTGACTCAAAAATATCCTCGATATTAACTCTTTGACTCATATTTGCGCTTATTTTTAACAACCcccttaaataaaattattaaatatttatttattgagttgTCCAATCTGATTGATCCAAATTTAAACCcttctcaaataaataataaacatCATATATGATTCATATTTTTACCCGATAcgcttgaaaataatattcaaaaattagtaATTTCATGATATCTTTATATTGACCTATTTTAAGCCAACCTCCAATTTATTATAACCCAACTCATAACTGGGGATCCAACTAAAATCCATACTCTCCCCGTCTGATTGtccatctatttttttttaactaataGTAAATTTTCTATCAATTATCCAATTATTTTGGTCATTctctctttttattctttttttaatctcTGGTTCTTAATCATGATATTAGGGACTCAAACTTGAAATGAACTTACATgttcatattcttttaatttgtaTTATTATCATGGTCGAGTAGGGATAGGGATAGAGAAAAggttatttttattcttttattttgaattttggtacacacaaaaaaatgcaGTATACGTACATAGTAGCTTAATTAAATCATCttttattcaaataattatttctatatgaatgtcgtcgttattttcttttttttctccattGTTTTGtcataaattgaaaaaataataattaaatgatgGAGAAAATCCAAGAAGAGAAAAAGTGGAAGAGAGAAGAAGTGttgggggggagggggaggTGAGTGTAGAGAGTAAAACactaacttttttaaaaattttaatttactaTAGAATCATATATTAagtaatttcaaattattttaacgGAGAAGACCTAAAATGTCCTTAAACTATGAGATTGATACAATATTATCCTTCATCCACCTTATTAAATGATGGAGAAAATCCAAGAAGAGAAAAAGTGGAAGAGAGAAGAAgtgttggggggggggggggaggtgaGTGTAGAGAGTAAAGCactaacttttttaaaaaatttaatttactaTAGAATCATATATTAagtaatttcaaattattttaacgGAGAAGACCTAAAATGTCCTTAAACTATGAGATTGATACAATATTATCCTTCATCCACCTTATTAAATGATGGAGAAAATCCAAGAAGAGAAAAAGTGGAAGAGAGAAGAAgtgttggggggggggggggagggggaggtGAGTGTAGAGAGTAAAGCactaacttttttaaaaattttaatttactaTAGAATCATATATTAagtaatttcaaattattttaacgGAGAAGACCTAAAATGTCCTTAAACTATGAGATTGATACAATATTATCCTTCATCCACCTTATAAGTGTGGGCCGTTAGAAATAAGGATCGAAAGGTGGACAAAGAATAGTTTTATATTAATTCAAATAGTTGAGTGGCATTTTAGACCCTTCTCTAATGATGAACTAAATTAGAAATACAAAacttgtgatatatatatatatatatatatatatatatatatatatatataaggttaTGATCCCCAAATCAGACGAAGGATTTTCATTCTGATATTCCATCATTAGAAAGAGAGAAACTCATGTCTTGGTTTGGTTTGGCAGACCAATAACTAGggttgttcacagttttggttaaaatcaaaatcaaaccgaaaatttaatcaaatcgaataaaaaaaacccgacatttggtttggtttggttttaaatttgaaaaatcaataatatttggtttggttatgattatagtaaaaaataaccgaataaataaccgaaccaaaccgataattatatacataaaatttataattatttacatgtataatattagcttttcataaataattaaagatattttatactttttaattattaatttaagatGGTCAaagtacttttgattatattatggattctctagttagtttagtttaaatatgtaattttttcattttaatggacaaagttgtttgtattttgaaacctctgtttgacttgttcttttaaatctaaACTGCGTTGCAAGTTTGATCCACCTGATTTGCCATCAGCATGTCTTTCCTTCAATATGTAGCAAAATTCGCCCTTGTGGACCGTGAGAAAAAAAGAGtttcataagaaatttgaagaatgtagagagagaatatttgaattgttcCGGCTAGTCTTAAACcgaaaaccgaaccaaaccgacaataaccaaaccgatggttattattttacttgatttggttatggttttagacatttaaaaaccgattaaattgatttgattatggttttaatcaataaccgacccaaatcAAACCATGAACACTCCTACCAATAACCACAAGAAGGAAAATCACGATGACATTTTTGTATTTCAGGTACTCTTCCACATCTAATATTATATTCTTAATGatttgacatggtagattttggaTAAAAATAATGGTCTTTTATCTCTTATAGTTTGATTCAACAATTGATAGAAAAAATCAATTAGATAAGGCTAAAGTAAAAGAGCCTTTGAAGGAATGCAAGATAATTGAGGCTGATGTTGAGGATCTCCCCTTCTCTACTGACTATGTTGATCGATATGTATCTGATGGAAGGTTTATGTTTcttccttttaaatttttctacctcaatttttcttacaaaatcgctatttataacatatttaaaaacaatctctctatctCCACAAAATAGAGCTAAAGTTGTGTACACTCTATCTTCCTCATATATTTTAGATTCACCTTTTAGTAACAACACACCCACTCTCTCGAAATTCTGAATACGCCACTATAATCACATTATTATCCTTTTTGGCTAGCTCTTGCATCAAATAGCTAAGTTCAAGGGTCATCAAATGACATGATCTACTGATCAATAGAAATGATTGGAATTTATGGAACTTAATATACGAACCCAGCGCCAAATCGATATCTGAAATAAATAGAAGATTTTAGGTAACAAGTTAGTTGAAGTTCATTTTGGTTATCTTCTTTGCAAATCGATATCTGAACTATTGAGAAGAGTAGAAGAATGATATCAAATATTGTGTCAGAAACTTGACTCTATAACTGTTTTGAAACCATTTTTTGCCACTGAAGTTGAAACAAAAGGACTTGGATTCATTTGTATCTGTTTTTGCTTTTTGGTTGTTGAGCTCAAATTTGAGTTGTCATTACTGATTGAACAAGATTTGAGTAGTAAAATTAGACGAAGACAAAACTTCAAGCTTTGAATTGGGCCTGCAATCCAACCTAAAATTTCTAGCTCAAATCGATTTGGTATTGTTTTGAAAGGGGTTAGAAATACTCTTGAGAAAATAACACTTCTCTTCTGTTGTTTTTGGTTATGTTTTAATGGGGACTGAAGGGGGAGTTTCATAcaaaaaggttttttttttgtgggtaTGGTGGGTATATAATAGGAAAAGGGTAGGCCATTGTAAATGTGGCTAATTGTATGATGGCAAGGCACTGGATGGTGAAAAGGtataacaaatgataaatataacttattttttatAGTACCAAGGGTAATTATAACCATTTTCCAAACgcaaaataatcaatttcaaaCTGCTAGTTTACTGAAacacaaaatgataaaattgagTTGGCAAGCAGCAACAACTGGTAAAACAAAGTTTAAACCTAGGCCATAAGCATTTTGCAAATTTTACTCATATGTGAGCTTGAAGGGTAAACAGATTAGTTTGTCCCGGTGGGACTGATATCCTCATATGAGACTAGACCCCTCTGTCGAGCTGGGGAGGTTGATCTCGAACTATTAGGTGATGCAGATCCTACTTTCCTACTGTGCTTCCTTGTAGCAGCAGCAGGAGATCGAGGAGTCGTAGAGTCGCGGCTTCTAGATCTTGAGGCTGACCTCCTAGTGGGAAGAGAACGCTGATCATCCACGCGAGGCCCAAGACGAGACTTCAATCTGTCACTGATTGTCTGCCGCTTTTCTCTAGGGGAAGGACTGCGTGAAGGGCTCCTACTTCGACGACTCTCACGCCTAGGGCTGTGAGAAACACTCCTACTTCGACTCCTGCGATGGTATCTATTGAACAAAGAAAACGAAAAGGGGGTTAAGGGATGTGAAGTCACTTTTTACATGCTAATAATcctaaaagaaacaaaagagtCGACCAAACTCCAGAGATATCATATACAGAATAAATTGAAGCACTGAAACTTTGGACGTATGAAGAGACATTCAGAACAAAGAGACTATAGACAGGGACTCAGGAGGAAAACCTGGGGGGACTTCTGCCTCTTGGTGACTGTCTGTACCGTCCCTGTGGAGAGCGACCAGAATAGCTTCTATAGCTTGAGTACCTAAAAAGATAACAATGTATTTTAGCGTGCATAACAGACTTGCCCCTCTCACAGACATTTTTACTTTCCAACTCGATTTTACCTATCACGATTCCCCTGAAAATTTCTCCCACCCTGGTAATAAGGCCTGTAAGATGAACGCTCAGGAGATGGGGTGCGATAGCGTCTTGCAAATGAATAACGATCAGTGAAGCCACGTCCTTTTCGGACTCGTTTTGAAGTTCCATCTGGAGAACGGTTTTCGGATAAATCCCTGCCAGGACTAGAACGAGATGGCTGAGTAGCTTTTGGTGAAGGACTCTTTGAAAGACTTCTCTCCTTTGATTCAATTTGAAGACTTCCACCATTTTGACCAAGTCTAGCAGGTACTTTTTCTGGGCTCATACTTTGACTGCTCCTGCGGCTGGGTCTTTGCTTCCCCTTAGGACTTGGTGTTGCGCTCCTGTTTATCatgcaaagagaaagaatcCACATGGTGAAGATATGTAACTAATATGAGCAGCCACATAAACAAGTACCACATCATAAAGCATTCAGTAAAGCTAAGGAAGGAACCTGGATCTGCTCGAATTatcagattgttgatttgggGCGAGAGTCCTGTCAGTTTTTACATCTCCACCGTGACCATTATTTGGAAGCTTACCGTTCTTAGATATTTCACCCTCTTCAAGATTCTGTTGCTGCTTCAAAACAGCTTGTCTTTTGACAGGGTTTGATGATTTCTTCCCCAAACCTGTAACATAAGATCAACGAATAAATTGGTAAATCTTCTTATAATTCATGTTTTCGCATCTCcatgaataaattaaaacttacctttttgtGCAGAATTACTGGGCCTGCCATTGTCATCATCGGAGCTATCactgctgctactgctgctgctcATACTCCGACTGTCTGTGTCACTAGAACTCTCAGAGCTCCTGAATAcaatgaaaacaaaataaatctgCTGAACCAGCAATCAAGTACAGCTTTTAATAACACAGATAAGGGTCAACAGTAAATGATACCACTTGCGTCTCGATCTTTTATTTCGATGAACTCTTCTCCTCGTCTTCTTTCCGTCTTTTTTCTTCCCATGCCGATTGCTTTCTTTCTTAGTCgacctcttcctcttcttacgCCTTCCATCACCTGAAGAACTAGAAGAATAGGAGTCCAACTTAGAATCTGAGTCAGAGTCTGAAGAGGAATCAGTATCTGTCTCAGAACTGTAAGAATCAGATGAAGAGTAtctcctctttttctttttctttctattggTGGATGATTTGCGTTTCCCCTTTACTTGACTGTCTGAATCATCATCAGAGGAAAGAGCTCTCtcaaactttttatttttccctGGAAGCAAGACAAATATGTGAATGAACAACAGAACAAGACCACACAACAATCTCTCATAGATGAGGCAGTAACACTGCAGCAGAGTAGGAACATCTTTAGTCTTACAGAAAATCACCTTTTTCTGCTTTGGTTGTATCATTACTTTTCTTCTCAGACATTTCGCCACAATCCACAATTTTCACAAGCCCGGATGGCTTCCCATTGTCTGTTCCCAGCTGTTCAACTCTCCTCACAAATTCCATTCCCTTTACAACTTTTCCAAAAACAACATGCTTCCTGCAGCAGAAATGCAGATGCTTCATGATAAGAATTAGGTATTGATGAACTGTTAACCAAAGTTATTTCTTCTCCTAGTAGAGGTTCTGAGTGAAGGAGAAAACATTGTTGAAACTAATGTGCACTCATAAATCAGAAGAATACCCGTCGAGATGGGGAGTTCTCTTAAATATAATGAAGAACTGGGATCCATTTGTATTAGGACCACTATTTGCCATCGAGAGAAGACCAGCCTCAGTGTGGGCAACTTTAAAGTTTTCATCTAATGGAAATAAGATGACCATCAGCATCAATCATAATAAACTTATCCAACACTGaaaacatatatattaaatctaCCTGGAAATTTCCCTCCATATATACTCTCTCCACCAGTGCCTGCAAAACATTAAAAGTTCGTGCCTTACTTGTCTGGGCAAGAAGTTGATAGTTAAAGATCCTCTGCACCAATTGACAGTTCAGGGCCCAGAAGGAGAAAAAGCATACCATTCCCTTTGGAGAAATCACCACCCTGTAGAATACAGAAAGAGGTCATGGGACTGATGATAATTCCTCAATATATTGACAAAGGGGGAAAATCTAGAAGCCCTATGTAGATTGCGGAAGAAACAAAACGGCAAAACTAGTTATTCTTAAATGACAATAATAGTCATCAAACCAAGCTCAAACAGCTCATGACGTTAATCAGCTACTATTCATCCCTGCACAATTAATTTCTCATTTGAAATAAATGACAAGTACAACAGATATAGATCTACACTGCTTCACAAGAGATCCATAAAATCTGTAAAGCAACCCCTTCTTAATCCCATACACTAGGAGAGAAGCTCACAAAAGAATTTACTCATGATATTGAAGGGCCAGTAAGATGGGGCTGTATGATTTAAGATTATAATTTTGCCGATGcaggaaaaagagaacttgTGAACCCTGAAACCACATTCCGGAATTATCACATATCAAGCTGGAAGATGCAATTGTTCTTCCTATGAGACCCAAGCTTaggtaaaataaatataaaggtACATCAATTCCTACACCAAAGGACAAAGAACACAAATATCAAAGAGAGAGAACATACTTGTGCCATAAACCCTTTAATTACACGGTGAAATAAGCATCCTTTGTAGTGCAGAGGTTTCCCAGTAGATACTCCAACTCCCTTCTCACCTTCATAACATAACGTATCATTGAAATCACAACATGCATAAGATCAACCAAGTATGCTTGTGAAATCGTGCAGGCAATGAAAGCCAATAAAAGTAAAACAATATTAATGTAGAAAATGTAAACAATGAGAATAATCAAAAGACTCATGCACAATGATCCATTGTTATGCAGGAATATCAGATTTCTTAATGACTCTGTGCAcacaagaaaaggaaaatacTCAAATTTTTAAACCAGCCTTTTCCCTCAttgcaaaatataataaaactagcAGTGTTAAGAAAATGACCATTGCATCTAACTCAACCCCAATAACTAACTCAGTTACGTGAGGTTTATTTAAGACCATATAAGGAGACAACAATGTATTCCCTTGATCAATGTGAGATACCGACGCACCCACACGCCCAGACTTGAACAATTAGAGAGGTTGAGCTAGGCCCATGGTCTAATTTTCTCATAATATCAGAGCCAGGTCTCTCTGTACTTGTATTTTCCTACTTGGATAACTGCCATATGGAACATAGCATGTGGGATCCACCACTAGAAAACAAGCTACATGGATGGGTCTAACACTGATGCCATGTTAAAACTTAAAAGAAATAAACACTGGGGCTAACTCAATCCCAAACATAAGCTCATGATTGAGGATTCAAGCCAGAGTCAATAACACATTCCGTTAACCAGTGGGAGACACTCTAAAAAGCAGCCGCACAAATAAACTTCCAGCTCTAAGTTACTCATCAATCAACACATTCCCTTGACCCCAAGTAACATTACATTACTCAATCAGCACAGTTTTATCTATCCATAAGGGGAAAAAGGGACAATGAAATAACTTAATTCAAAAAATACATATCCCACCCTTGAAATTCGGGAAATGGTTGGACTATAGCTATTATGTGTTCACATATATTAACAAAAGGATTGTCGAATGGATCCTTAAGTCTGCATAAAAGTCGGTATCATGGGGAAATTCTCTTGGGTGAAAAGGCAGGTAAATCTAGTTCAAATGTTGAATCCATAAATAATACTTTGATTGACTAGAACGGGACTTCACAAAGCACTAGACAGTCTCCAATTCTTGGGAGCAGTATTTTGACTGGTGTTACTAGGCCTACATTATGGCAGGGAAGTCATGATTTTTGTTAAGGCTACGGGATTCCATAAAACAATGGAGTCTCATTATTCCAGAGCAGCATAATGATGGTATTCACTGACCTACAGAGGATTTTCCTCGATACACAACTTATTCCACTAATTAACACACATTTAGAACCTTGGCTTAATTCCTATCCAGACTAGAAGTATGACAAAGATAGAACTAAAGAAGTTTTTCCTTaccttttttcttattttgggaGGAGGGGTTACAGGAGCCTCAAGGCTCAAACTAAGTACCCATTTAGCACAAAGTAAATAAAGTTTCAAGCAATATACCTGTGCAAAGCGACCGGAAATTTTCTGCAGTCCTTGGGACAATATCTGCAAAGAGCTGCACATTTCCAAGAAAAAAAATGCTAATTGGAACATAGGACATATCAAAAACAATTTCAAgaaatgatttcatatggaagaaaaaggaaaaatttccaaaatgaGGAAAGATCCATAAAGGTTGGTAAGATTTAGTCATATATTACCTCAATAACAATTTTTTCTGCAGGATTTCCATCAATTGACACATCTAAGAATACAAGAGGGTTTTTCTTCTTACTCATCCTGCACCTCAGGCCCTAATGATGTTGAAATATCATTTCAAGTTAGAGTATATTCTGAACATTAGAAATTCATAAAAGATTTAGATTGTAGAGCAAATAATATAACTATCCTCACAAATATGGAATTCTTAGTCATAAATATCACAGAGGGAGGTGGTAGAGGATGACAGGGAAGCCACAGGAACATGTGAAATATTTTGCATGCATTGACAGAAGATTGGAGCAGAAGTGTCAACGGCTACCCAAATCTCGAATGAGATTCTACCTACCACCATTTGAAgctaccaaagtaagactatgaAGGGGATGCAAGTGGAGCATCGTATTCCATAGGGCTGTCAATTTTAGCCCCTATTAAGTGTATCCTGCCCAACTCGTCCAAACTTGAGCAGATTGAGTTGGGAGTAAATGCAATTATCAGTCAATTTACACATAACCCAAATTAACCCACAAAAGAAGTTTGTTATAGGGAAATGTTTTCCGATTTTCTAATGTTCACGCACATCCCTTTTATCTATGGGAGTAGGTTCATTTTGGTCCCATAAATATAACTCTGAGCATATTTAATCCTTTAACTTCCTAAAGTGGAGCACTTTTGATCTTCCTAACAGAACCCGTTTAAAAATAACGGTGCTAAACTCATATGATACCTACAAGACTAGTAAAATACAAAACCCATCGGACAAACTCATTCTTCTTTCTCCCAACTTTACACGCGAAGAAACACCTCAGTAAAAAAAGCCCTAATCTCTCTATTAAAAGCTTTGTTTGGCTGCAACAATAAGAGAACTCAAGTGAAGAAGTTGATCTTTTCTTTTCCAGCAATGATTATTAGATCTCATGATAGTGAAATACCCAATTATGGTAAGATTTTAGCAAGAAACATCATCTGGGTTTTtattaaactaaaaaataaagtaaattttCACTATAAGTTGATTTCGTTTCTCTTTAGTATATTTACTACTCTACTATAAATATACACTACTCTACTATATCAATCCTAAGAAATGAAGAagacaaaaagaaataaaatgtgCATCAATCAAGAAAGCGATAGCACTGTCAATTGAAATTCGTACCGTTAGAAAAATTGTTTGTACCGTTAGTTTTTAACATTGTTATGTTAGAGAGACCAAAAGTGCTTCACTTTAGCAAAGTTCCGGATTAAAAATGTTCAAGTTATATTTGAAAGACTAAAAAATGAACCTTAGATAAGGGATAATTCTAGCCCAAAACtcaaacattttccttcataccaaacacaccctaaaacTAAAGCACTACAACCAAACCAATCTGGAAACTACCATGCACAGAATACTGAAGAAAAATTAATCtacattttatttttggagaaaAGGGCAAAACCCCAATAAATTCGCAGCAGCAAAAAACGCAGATCAACAAGAACATTGTAAAACCCCCATAATTAAGTGGGCAAAAGAAAGATTCTTTTTAAATCTTTAAGGAAAAGGGCAAACTCTTAAACCCTAGTAATAATTCGCAGGAGCCCATAACTCACATCGGCATGCTTCATATATTTTCACTGTAAAACCCATAAATTTGCAGATGGGTGTGAACATAAAAGCAAGATTTCATCAAAGAGTAACAATtgcagaaaaaaaaaacaatagcAAGAAACAAAACAAGAAATCAAGAACTTAAAAAGTGTGTTACAGAACTAACAACTGCAATTTGACGTCCAAAGCTGTGAATTATTAGCTTAACAAAGAGAAGCCTCCATTTGTATTCTTGGAGGCGCGATGGAAGTGATGACAGCAAGGGTGTGGGTGTGGGTGTTTTCACTTGTCTTTAGTAAACGTTCTTCTTACCACACACAAAATTACTCTAATTGGCATCgtccaaaagaaaaaatatatgggAAATTAGGTTTAAAatggttaatttttttaaatattggtaatatttgaaaaaattatcaataacTTGCAAGAACAATTTTTTGCTAATGATATTAAAGTATTATTTACGTTATCATGagttaattttttcttaaagtagAATATTTTAGCTCAGAAAACACAGAATTTTATCATGACCAACACgtgttttgaaaaaagaaaaattacttgattgagtgatttttaaaaattaattactgattttagcgatattttttatttattaccatatatagcaatatatagcaatattatgataaatctacacttgtattaaaagtgaattatgcatacaatataaatgtattataagtgttttaaaatatatattatgtttgtgtagtaagaaactaacataatatattataagtctaataaaatatgtgataaatgtattatccatctataaaacttgtattatatatattttataaata
This DNA window, taken from Solanum dulcamara chromosome 3, daSolDulc1.2, whole genome shotgun sequence, encodes the following:
- the LOC129882790 gene encoding peptidyl-prolyl cis-trans isomerase CYP63; the protein is MSKKKNPLVFLDVSIDGNPAEKIVIELFADIVPRTAENFRSLCTGEKGVGVSTGKPLHYKGCLFHRVIKGFMAQGGDFSKGNGTGGESIYGGKFPDENFKVAHTEAGLLSMANSGPNTNGSQFFIIFKRTPHLDGKHVVFGKVVKGMEFVRRVEQLGTDNGKPSGLVKIVDCGEMSEKKSNDTTKAEKGKNKKFERALSSDDDSDSQVKGKRKSSTNRKKKKKRRYSSSDSYSSETDTDSSSDSDSDSKLDSYSSSSSGDGRRKKRKRSTKKESNRHGKKKDGKKTRRRVHRNKRSRRKWSSESSSDTDSRSMSSSSSSSDSSDDDNGRPSNSAQKGLGKKSSNPVKRQAVLKQQQNLEEGEISKNGKLPNNGHGGDVKTDRTLAPNQQSDNSSRSRSATPSPKGKQRPSRRSSQSMSPEKVPARLGQNGGSLQIESKERSLSKSPSPKATQPSRSSPGRDLSENRSPDGTSKRVRKGRGFTDRYSFARRYRTPSPERSSYRPYYQGGRNFQGNRDRYSSYRSYSGRSPQGRYRQSPRGRSPPRYHRRSRSRSVSHSPRRESRRSRSPSRSPSPREKRQTISDRLKSRLGPRVDDQRSLPTRRSASRSRSRDSTTPRSPAAATRKHSRKVGSASPNSSRSTSPARQRGLVSYEDISPTGTN